The nucleotide sequence AATCCGCTTACAATAAAATTTTCGTTGACTTTTTCTCTGTTTTCTGTTATTATTACATATAAGTAAAAAATCCCTGATTTTTCAAGAGGTAGAAAATTGGTAGAGTTAAATGAAATTGAGTTAAAATTAAAGGACATTCTTTCTCAAAAAAGATACAATCATTGTCTTAATACTGAAAAATTAGCCTCTTTTTTAGCCCGGCATTATGTTGTTGAGCCACATAAGGTAAGGATAGCCGCTTTATTACATGATTGCGCCAAGGATTTATCGGATGAATTATTAAAAGATTACTTAAAAAAATATGAAATTATTTTAGATGAACTGGAGAGTAAGGAGAAACAATTATGGCACGCTCCCGTAGGAATGGTGTTAGCTCAAGAAAAATTTGGAATTACAGATAAGGAAATCCTACGAGCAATCAGAATTCATCCAACATTAGATAAAAATTCATCTACTCTGGAGAAAATAGTTTATGTTGCTGACTATATGGAGTATATGAAAAGTAACGGGGAAGAAAAATCATATCAAAGATTAAAAAATATTGCGATAACAGAGCTGGGAATAGTTACTTTTTGGATAATAAATTTCAAGATTCTTGATATTTTAAAGTCCAATGGTAGTATTCATCCTCGTTCCATTGAGGCAAGGAATGAATTGATAGATACCTTACAGGATAAGATAAAGTATTATGATATATAGACCTTAAGTTCCTCTTATTTAAAGGAGATGATAATTTGCCAATAAAATCGGCTAAAAAGATAGCCCTACACTGTGCCGAGGCGGCACTTAATAAAAAAGCAAATGATGTGGTTATTTTAGAAATGAAAAAATTAACGGATATGACGGATTATTTTGTTATTTGCAGTGGCACATCAGATGTTCAAATTAGAGCGATTGCGGATGCGATAGATGAATTAGCAACTAAAGAAAAGTTTAAAATTCACCATATCGAAGGATATGAATGGGGAAATTGGATATTGATAGATTTATGTGATGTGATTATCCATATATTTTATGAAGAAACGCGGAAATTCTATGATTTAGAAGGACTATGGACAGATGCAAAGGTGATAGAGCATAATGCAAGGAGCTAATGTGGTGTTGAGTAAGTTTTGCACGGCGTATCATCAGATTTCATAACCTGCAAACGGATAACTGGTAACTGGTAATTGGTTAAAGGGCTTCGTCATAAGCTCAATCGGACGGTATTTAATTACCAATTACCAATCACCAGTTACCAGAATTAAATTCCGTGCGTTATTTGTTCAACACGACACTAAGAGTATGGAGCAGAGAAAATTCTTTCTTTCGTCAGGCTCCGTTCAACGTTTACTTATGTGGGGGTGTGGCGCAGCGGGAGCGCGCTT is from bacterium and encodes:
- the yqeK gene encoding bis(5'-nucleosyl)-tetraphosphatase (symmetrical) YqeK, translated to MVELNEIELKLKDILSQKRYNHCLNTEKLASFLARHYVVEPHKVRIAALLHDCAKDLSDELLKDYLKKYEIILDELESKEKQLWHAPVGMVLAQEKFGITDKEILRAIRIHPTLDKNSSTLEKIVYVADYMEYMKSNGEEKSYQRLKNIAITELGIVTFWIINFKILDILKSNGSIHPRSIEARNELIDTLQDKIKYYDI
- the rsfS gene encoding ribosome silencing factor yields the protein MPIKSAKKIALHCAEAALNKKANDVVILEMKKLTDMTDYFVICSGTSDVQIRAIADAIDELATKEKFKIHHIEGYEWGNWILIDLCDVIIHIFYEETRKFYDLEGLWTDAKVIEHNARS